ACCTCCTGGCCCGGGAGCGCGACGCCCACGGTGCCCGGCTTGCGCAGTCCGTCGACCGGGTTGATCGTCGACGCCACGCTGCCCTCCGAGAGCCCGTAGCCCTCGACGACGGGCACCCCGAAGCGCCGCTCGAAGCGGGTGATCAGCTCGGCCGGCATCGGCGCCGCGCCGCAGACCAGGAAGCGCAGCGAGGAGGTGTCGACCTTGCGCTCGGTCCGCGCCTCGAGCACGGCGTAGATGGTCGGCACCGCCGAGAAGTACGTCGGCCGGGCGGCCTCGACGTCGTCCCAGAAGGTGTCGGGGGAGAACCGCCGCGCGACGACGACGTCGCCGCCGGCCCGCAACGGGGCGAGGGTGCCGGCGACCAGGCCGTTGCAGTGGAACAGCGGGAGGACCAGCAGGCTGCGGTCGTCGGCGGTCAACCCGAAGTGCTCGACGAGCGAGGCGCTCATCGCGTCGAGGTTGTCGTGGTCGAGCAGCACGCCCTTCGGCTTGCCGGTCGTGCCGCTGGTGTAGATCACGAGCGCGAAGTCGTCGCCGAGGGCGGACGGCTCCTCGACGCCGTCCTCGGCGCCGGCGGGTGCGGAGGACACGGGCGGGTCCCCGGGGGCGGGGAGGACGAGGTCAGCGTCCACCCACGCGATCCCCAGGGACTCCGCCAGTGCCCGGGCCCGCTGGTCGCCGACGATCACCGCGGACGCCGAGTCCTCGAGCTGGTAGCGCACCTCGTCGTCGGTCAGCGCGGTGTTGACCGGGTTGAGGGCGGAGCCGCGGAACCACGCGGCGAACATCGTGGCGATGATCTCCGCGCAGTTCGGCAGCAGCACGGCGACGGTGTCGCCGGGCGCCACGCCCAGC
Above is a genomic segment from Nocardioides aromaticivorans containing:
- a CDS encoding class I adenylate-forming enzyme family protein, producing MGVTTTSPLAAIPFQRAAQDPTGSCLQDGDRAWDNAGFATSVRRLAQRFTALGVAPGDTVAVLLPNCAEIIATMFAAWFRGSALNPVNTALTDDEVRYQLEDSASAVIVGDQRARALAESLGIAWVDADLVLPAPGDPPVSSAPAGAEDGVEEPSALGDDFALVIYTSGTTGKPKGVLLDHDNLDAMSASLVEHFGLTADDRSLLVLPLFHCNGLVAGTLAPLRAGGDVVVARRFSPDTFWDDVEAARPTYFSAVPTIYAVLEARTERKVDTSSLRFLVCGAAPMPAELITRFERRFGVPVVEGYGLSEGSVASTINPVDGLRKPGTVGVALPGQEVAVVSAQGVPQPAGQRGEVVIRGANVMRGYLGKPQETAQVLRDGWLHTGDVGIIDRDGYLRIVDRIKDMIIRGGENIYPKEIEECLYLHPAVLEAAVIGKPDPVLGEVPVAYVATRPGRVATPEELREHCAATLARYKVPQEVHVRTELPKNSVGKLVKGLLREQVSA